CAATCTGTTCCTCGCTGTGAAGGAAGCGTTGCACAATGTCGTCAAGCACGCGGGCGCGACCGAGGTGATTGTTATCCTGACGACCTCTGCGCAAAAATTCACGCTCGCCATTCGGGACAACGGCAGGGGCTTTTCGCAGACCGTCTCGCGTGACAAGCCAGGCGGCAACGGACGCATCCTGTCAGGCAACGGGCTTGCGAACATTCGATCGCGGCTCGGGAAACTCGGGGGCTCGTGCGAGATTGACAGTGTCGTGGGGGGCGGAACGACAGTGCGTCTGACAGTGCCTGTTGCTGTCCCCGCCTGAGCTGTAGCCAAAACACACGACACGCATTTGCCAATGAGCCGAACTAAAGTCAGCCCGGAAGTGAGTATTGCGGTTTCTATTATCGAAGACGATTTGCCCGCCCGGGAAATCATCGCGGCATGGATCAAGCGGGCAGAGGGTTTCAAGCTGGTGAGTGAGCACGGGAGCGCGGAGACAGCCCTGGCGCGCATGCCGGAGGAAAAGCCTGACGTCGTGCTTGCAGACATCAACCTGCCCGGGTTGAACGGCATCGAATGCATCCGCCGGTTGAAGCCAATCCTGCCGAACACGCAATTCGTCATGGTGACCGTGTACGAGGATGCCGATCACATTTTCAACGCGCTTGCTGTCGGCGCCAGCGGTTACCTGCTGAAGCAGACTGCGCGGAACGATTTACTGGCCGCGTTGCGGGAAGTGCATGCGGGCGGCTCGCCGATGAGCAGCAACATTGCGCGCAAGGTCGTGCAATCCTTCCGTCGGCCGAATGCC
This genomic stretch from Verrucomicrobiia bacterium harbors:
- a CDS encoding response regulator transcription factor, with product MSRTKVSPEVSIAVSIIEDDLPAREIIAAWIKRAEGFKLVSEHGSAETALARMPEEKPDVVLADINLPGLNGIECIRRLKPILPNTQFVMVTVYEDADHIFNALAVGASGYLLKQTARNDLLAALREVHAGGSPMSSNIARKVVQSFRRPNAPAHPSHDLSPREREVLELLARGYLYKEIADSLQISVPTVNTYIRRIYEKLHVRSRAQAVAKFTNIPLGNS